gaaatcttgcctcagcaatctactacatttctttgaaggggtgaacaaacgtggataaaggtgagctggttgatattgtgtatctggattttcagaaggcgtttgacaaagtacctcatgaaagactccagaggaaattggacagtcctgggataagaggtaatgtcctattgtggattaaaaactggttaaaagatagaaaacagagagtagggttaaatggtcattattctcaatggagaagggtaattagtggagttccccagggatctgtgctgggactgctgctttgtaacatatttataaatgacctagagatgggagtaactagtgaggtaattaaaattgctgatgacacaaaattattcagagtcgttaaatcgcgggaggattgtgaaaaatacaagaggaccttacaagactgggagactgggcgtctaaatggcagatgacgcttaatgtgagcaagtgcaaagtgatgcatgtgggaaagaggaacccaaattatagctacgtcatgcaaggttccatgttaggagtcacagaccaagaaagggatctaggtgtcgtcattgatgatacattgaaaccttctgttcagtatgctgctgcggctaagagagcgaatagaatgttaggtatttttaggaaaggaatggaaaacaaaaatcaggatgttataatgcctttgtatcgctccatggtgtgaccgcacctcgaatattgtgttcaattctggtcgccgcatctcaaaaaagatatagtggaattagaaaaggtgcagagaagggcgacaaaaatgataaaggggatgggacgacttccgtatgaggaaaggctaaagcggttagggctctttaacttggagaaaaggcggctgaggggagatatgatagaagcctataaaataatgagtggagttgaacgagtagatgtgaagcatctgtttacgctttccaaaaaatactaggattagggggcatgtgatgaacctacaatatagtaaatttaaaaggaatctgagaaaaggtttcttcactcaacatgtaattaaactctggaattcgttgccagagaatgtggtaaaggcagttagcttagcggagtttaaaaaaggtttggacagcttcctaaagaaatggggttatcaatagaaatcaaacaaaataaaacatggaaaagaaaataagatgataccttttttattggacataacttaatacatttcttgattagctttcgaaggttgcccttcttcgtcagatcggaaatggggaataatccactatttctgggataagcagtataaaatgttttgtactttttggggatcttgccagggatttgtgacctggattggtcactgttggaaacaggatgctgggcttgatggacctttggtctttcccagtatggccatacttatgtacttagtcacTTATGATCTGCACGGACTCGTAACAGGAGAGTCGCAAGGCCACAGATTGGGTCATGGCCCTGTTACAGTCCTTGGCCTGGGTGATCAGTCTGCTGAAGCCATCTTTTGCCGACTCAGTCCTTGGAGCATGGGGGTACTCTTCTACATGGCTCAGGGTGTGCAACCTCTTGCACTTTCTGAGCCCATGAGCCTGGGACTACGTTCAGGTGTTGGGCTGGATGGCAGCCACTTTGGAGATGATGTCTTTATTGAGGGCCCACATGCGTCCTCTGCAGCGGTGATCGCCAGTATCCCAGGAGTATCAGTAGTGTCTTCCGTGGCTGCCTCAAGTGCGGCAGAGCATGAGCTGGTGGCTTCACAAGTTTTCCCTGCGTAAAGTTAATCATCTGCCCTTGTTTTTCTGAGTGGGAAAATGACAGATACTGGTAGGTGAGATGGTAATGGAATGGCTAATCCTCCCCCTCTTTGTTGTACAGGCAGTATGAAAAGCAATATAGGAAGAAGGGAGGCACTTATATAAGCAAGATTCCTCACCTTCTTTGAGCCAAGTTTCAGTAAGACATAAAATGTGATTCAAGAAGGTTATGAATTAGGGGAATTTTAGATTTGAAGAGATCGACAGTTAAGAAGGCCTGTTAACAAGAAAGAAGAAATTACCATAGCCTCCAATAAGGATGAACAGAGAACAAGATCGCGTGCTTGTTTAGTATCATGATATCCAtagtttggttgggggggggttggggggggggggggggggggggctgaccccAGAAAGAAGGGATAGGAAGGCCTCCTGATGACATAAGGTGAGATTGAGACAACCAGGCTGAACAAGGAATGGTCAGGGACaaatagtaaataaaaaaaaaaactcaaatagCATTCTCAAGGGGGTTAAAAGACATCCCCAAAGTTTGCCCCAAGGAGCATGActaatttgttttattatttatcatatttatattcTACTTAAGCTAAGCAGATAACAATAAAGCAATCATGGACAAATGGAGTACCAAACTCGGGAACACCAAGTTGATGATGGAGTTCATTCAGATGCAAGCTTACGAACACAGAGTCTTCAGTCACTCAGCATGTATCAATATTGTAGAAATAAAGTAGGATATGGAATGATGCTAGACTCTGGAGTGAGATtgtactgggagagtggtaagagaTGGGGAAAGGTgctgaatcggggggggggggggggggacagagtgagtagagagagaaagagaagccaAACCTCAGTTGGGGGTGTAggataaggagcaatgctggaccaggtgtgggttgggaggggggagagagagagagacgcaggaccattggagggaggggagagagattctgCACTTTGAGGAGATggggtggcagggggagaggagagaggctgaCCCTGGTGTGGGGGTGTGTGGGAGGATGTGAAAATAGAGGGGAgaggctggacatggggagggagcaTTAGGACACGGACACAGAGGGGTGGAGGGATATTGAGGGGAGGTGCTAGACAGAGAgcaagatagggacacagagggtagATGCTCAATATGGGAGGAGGAAAGAAACAGGGATACATGAGGAGATTCTGGACAGGGCGAATAGAGGCTTGGAGGGgaaatggatggtggacatggagagagaagaaatgtcaaatggacaggagacccaggaaagagaaaaaaacaggaaagcagaaaagctgCTGGGAGCAAAGCAAATggacaaatatttttttcagaatttattcatttgaatatgtcagctttgggagaTGTGCCTCTCtgttgcatttcaaaaaagatatagtagaattggaaaaggtacagcgaagggcgacgaaaatgatagtggggatgggacgactttcctatgaagagaggctgagaaggctagggcttttcagcttggagaagagacggctgaggggagatatgatagaagtgtataaataatgagtggaatggatcgggtggatgtgaagcgactgttcacgctatccaaaaatactaggactagagggcatgagttgaagctacagtgtggtaaatttaaaacgaatcggagaaaatttttcttcacccaacgtgtaattagactctggaattcattgccggagaacgtggtacgggcggttagcttgacggagtttaaaaggggttagatagattcctaaaggacaagtccatagaccgctattaaatggactggaaaaattcctcatttttaggtataacttgtctggaatgtttttacgtttggggagcgtgccaggtgcccttgacctggattggccactgtcggtgacaggatgctgggctagatggacctttggtctttcccagtatggcactacttatgtacttatgtaattcttTTCCTCTGGTTTTGCTATACATACAGAGTCTGGCTGCTTGAGGTTTTCAATTttcttttgccttcatatctttattACTGACTTGTGGCCccatgtttcatatttgttgaggtgTCTGTATTTTGCATGTGTGACATTCTGCGGGAGTTTTCTGTCTTTTCTGTTCCATCCTGACCCTAGCCAGTGACCCGGCATTATAAGATTTCTTCTGTAGTGGTCGGTGGCAGTGGGCAGTGATTCAGCCAGCCTGCTAGCTCCAACCCTTGAGCCTCTGAGAGGGTAGGAACCGATAATtcttgagcatgcgcagatgctcaaggccccacacCAGCCCAGCTTACTTTCACTTTCCTGTCAGCAGCATCAGTAAGGAGGGGAGTGATAAGAAATGCCAttcagcattggggggggggggggggggcgagaaaaGTGCTGGTCACCATAGGTGGAGGGGGAAGCACAGAAATTTCTTCCGACTCAACTATAAGACACATACAGTAAATCTAGCCCTCTCTGCTTCTTAAGGTTTATTTATTGAACTTAGTGATTCACAGGTCACCCAGACAAGGACAGGCAGGACCATCTTGCGTGATCATCATTCTGCCGTTTCTGTATATTATTGATGTCATCCAGCCAACTTCTTTATTCAAGAGACTCCGTTCCATTACCTAATGCATCTCAAATGTTTGGcacaaatgtttgtttgtttatttatttgttgcatttgtaccccacattttcccacctatttgcaggctcaatgtgacttacatagtaccgtcagaggcgtttgccaagtcggtacagggccgtgcctagggtctctggtgcccccctgcaaactatcagttggcgcccccccccccccccccccccccccccccaggtgtggcacaagatgcaaaggaaataggagctgaaagatggagtgcatctttgagggattgctgaacaaatagagggtttgcaaccacttagcttttcgtgcttccatgttcacgaaattagtaattaaatctttgatatctaactggacacatatatcattctcaatagcaatcatggcaaggcttacaagcctttcttgcaaaatacttgatcgcaaataattttttatgatttttaaccgtgaaaatgatcgctcaccacttgctacactgacaggaattgtcagcaatattcttagaaacaaattgctatacattgcaaaataagatagcagatgtaaattctcatagtggacatattccaaaaatgaaaataaaatgatttttttctacctttgttgtctggtgacttgatcatgctggcccagtacctgattctgctgctatctgtcctcttaactctgtttccagggcttcctttccatttatttctttactttcctcctttcttcttcatttcttgccttacatccgtaagtaaaagctgggtcctctgcagactgtccagtggatccagcttctgcctattttctccatccatgtgcaggttttctcccttttccctcatctcatctccttcctctctcttccctcccctccatccatgcccagcatttcttctctctccctttccctccatttatgtccctctctgcccttccctcctccatccatatccagcaattctcctctctcccctccatttccagcaatttctcctctctccctgggccctgccctcccatccatgtccatccttgtccctctctgcccttctctcttccatccatatccagcaattctcctctcccccccccctccatttccagcaatttctcctctctccctgggccctgtcctcccatccatgtccatccttgtccctctctgcccttccctcctccatccatatccagcaattctcctctatcccctcccctccatttcaaacaatttctcctctctcccgggccctcccctcccatccatgtccctctctgcccttcactcctccatccatatctagcaattcttctctctcccctcccctccatttccagcaatttctcctctctccctgggccctgtcctcccatccttgtccctctctgcccttccctcctccatccatatccagcaattctcttctctctcctaccCTCCATGTTCCAGCAATTTTATCTCTCTCCcgggccctgccctgccctcccatccatgtccatccttgtctctctctgcccttccctcctccatccctccTTATCCAGccccatctcctctctcccctgccctgccatgtccacctgcccgccctctgagtctggtttctgtatttaatttaaatttacttgCATCgtggcagcagctgcgcagcgtcagtgaaagtgctgccgacatctccagccttcccttcgcgctagttcgttccctcagtgtcccgccttcttctgacgtcatttccttgtgagggcgggacactgagggaacgaacgcgCACAAGGGAAGCTGGAGATgtcggcagcactttcactgcacgctgctcagctgctacgagtcagaggtaaatttaaataaaagggctgctgtcggggtccgggagctgcGTAAGTGGCaagggtaagcatggcgcggtggcaccctccagaggtcggctcCCCCTGCGGTTCTTACCCGCTTACTGTGTTTGGCAAGGCCCTGAGTCGGTGGATAGCAAATACAAGTTCTATAGGATCGTAAGAGgtgtaagtggagggtcggaatggatgaagattgtgtgttgtcctgttcaatcatagtcatgctgtgttggtaggtgaagagggttacgtggggtcataGGGGTAGCCTTTTGAAGAggtttggtttttagtgatttcctgaagttcaagtggtcacaGCTTTTGGAGCCCATATGTTGCTGACCTTTACTTTCTTTCTTTAAATCCACTTGCATGTTTATTTTGTAAACGTTGTATTCCTTTCTAAATCATGTTTTCTTTTGGCCCTATGGTTTCCTCTACTCTTTTAGGCTTTTTTGCTCCATTGGAACAGCCTTTGTTGGGCTGTGGCAGCACCAGCTTTCACTCACAACTGTCAGTACTTTTATACTCCTCTCAATCCACATAACCCAATTATGCAGCAACAGGCCTGGTttactaaggtttttttttctctcattatCTGTATATGAGGGTAAGAAAGCTTAAATCACACCCATAGTCACTTTAGCTAGAATGTTTTTGAGGGACCAGTAAACGAATTATACATTGCCTTAGAAGCTAATGTCATGCAGAGTATCTTGATAAAATCTGCAGTCCCGATACGTAGAACAGACTTACAGAAATAACCCAGTTACCATTATGTTTTCTTTCTGCAGGGCTGTCAAAATGCTTAAGGGGTTGTAATTGAATCAAAAGCAGAAAGCCATCAAGGACACAAGACTGAAGGCGCAGCTGTGGAAGAAAGGACTGTGCCAATGCAGCAGCAAAAAAAGACAGCCAGAGCTAGTGGAAGGAAGTCTTCCCGTATTTGTTTTTCCTACAGAGCTTATATTTTATGCTGATGATCAATCAACCCACAAGCAGGTGTTGACGCTGTACAACCCCTATGAATTTGCCTTAAGTTCAAAGGTGAGTTGCCTTCTCATTGCAACTGCTGATGGATTTTGCTGGGTGGTAGCACCTAACCTGCCAAATATCTGAGATTTTCTTATCTGACAATTTTGCCAACATAGTagattttcttgtttttgtttgggAGCCTTTTGTTGTTTGAAATTAATTCTATGACCTCCCTTGGACCTCAGGGGTCTCACTTGCAGATGTGCGGTACCATCAGCCTATCTGGTATTGCACATCTGCAAGTGACATCCTTGAATTCAAGAATCTTAAAATAATTTTAGTCAGCAAAAGGTTaccaaacaaaacaagaaaatctACTTTATGGGCAAAATTACCAGAAAAGAAAGTCACAGATATTTCACAGGGTAGGTGTGCACATATCAGTATAAATCGCAAACTCAAAATTAAATGcagaattttaattttttgttcaTTCCCGGAGACCCAAAATGAGATCCAGGAAATTGTTAGTCATTGTACTAGGGGGAGGGGTCATATGTGCCCTTATGGCTGTCTAGAATTGTTCATGGTTGTGTGGTATATTCGGTTTGGTATTGATGTGTGTTTTACACACGTGACAATAATGAATTTAATTTTGGAATAGAATTTATATTTTTGTTCTAATTCGTTCTCTTAAGTTTGTACTCCATTGTATCATGTTTCTGAATGAATAcatccttttccttttcttcttcagtTCTTTGTACCGCTCCAAATAAGTATGTTGTTGTGGATGCTGCTGGTGCTGAAAACCTCAGTGTTGTGTTGATATGTAAGTAATTATTTTTTGTGTGGTTAGATACTTCTACATTTAGAGTAAGCAAAATATTAGCCAACTAACAACTGtattaaagtaaaataaaactaATTTTATGTTAGAGCAATTCTATGGCCCTGcttaatttcctttttaaaaattaattctcTGTAATGAACTAAGGTAATATTAAATCAGAATTGAAGCTTGGTAGGTGAAATCCTATTGTAGTCTTGTGCATA
The genomic region above belongs to Microcaecilia unicolor chromosome 7, aMicUni1.1, whole genome shotgun sequence and contains:
- the MOSPD1 gene encoding LOW QUALITY PROTEIN: motile sperm domain-containing protein 1 (The sequence of the model RefSeq protein was modified relative to this genomic sequence to represent the inferred CDS: inserted 1 base in 1 codon), with amino-acid sequence MGVLFYMAQGVQPLALSEPMSLGLRSGVGLDGSHFGDDVFIEGPHASSAAVIASIPGVSVVSSVAASSAAEHELVASQVFPALNQKQKAIKDTRLKAQLWKKGLCQCSSKKRQPELVEGSLPVFVFPTELIFYADDQSTHKQVLTLYNPYEFALSSKVILCTAPNKYVVVDAAGAXKPQCCVDIVIRHRDVRACHYGVIDKFRLQVSEQSQRKALGRKEVIATLLPSAKEQQQKEEEEKRIKEHLVESVFFEQASCQPEHRTSSGPSLLTVFLGIVCIAALMLPTLGEMESVVPLYLHLSVNQKLVAAYVLGLITMVILRT